A region from the Euleptes europaea isolate rEulEur1 chromosome 13, rEulEur1.hap1, whole genome shotgun sequence genome encodes:
- the LOC130485869 gene encoding cis-aconitate decarboxylase-like, producing MVYLTLQKSQKVFAASRHLHKVAAKALEKSTPEETVTGSFASFIHNVRPDHLSDLVRHRSKRMILDSIGVGLVGSMTHVFDIALRYCQEIYSSSSSSPVSSVYGRRGLKLSPPLAAFVNGVAVHSMDFDDTWHPATHPSGAILPALLAASQMVPAASRPKGLDFLLAFNVGIEVQGRLMRFSSEAHNIPKRFHPPSVVGTMGSAAATAKLLSLNATQCGHALAIAASLAGAPMANAATLAKPLHIGNATRLGLEAALLAARGMEANLLILDDTPGCAGFNAFYDDYQPSPLTLSTNSHEFLLEKQDIAFKSFPAHLGMHWVVEAALSARNLLIDHSGSLSPSAIHTIILRVPLSKYINRPFPESEHEARHSFQFNACTALLDGKMSICSFSPDSLCRQELSQLLSKVMVEHPKDNVANFDKMYAEVTLILQNGDILTGRCDSFYGHWRKPLSRESLLRKFQTNASRVLPKDNIDNLVKTVDNLETLPDCSLLASCL from the exons AAATCTCAGAAGGTTTTTGCTGCATCCAGACACTTGCACAAAGTGGCTGCTAAAG CCCTGGAGAAGAGCACGCCCGAGGAAACCGTCACTGGCAGCTTTGCGTCCTTCATCCATAATGTCCGCCCTGATCACCTCTCTGACTTGGTTCGTCATCGAAGCAAACGGATGATCCTTGACAGCATTGGGGTGGGGCTGGTGGGCAGCATGACCCATGTATTTGATATCGCCCTGCGGTATTGTCAG GAAATATACTCCTCCAGCTCCTCCAGCCCGGTTAGCTCTGTCTATGGAAGGCGAGGGCTGAAGCTGTCTCCTCCTCTGGCAGCCTTTGTCAATGGTGTGGCA GTTCACTCCATGGACTTTGATGACACCTGGCACCCAGCCACTCATCCTTCGGGGGCCATCCTGCCTGCCCTCCTTGCTGCCTCCCAGATGGTACCGGCTGCTTCCAGACCAAAGGGCCTGGACTTCCTGTTGGCATTTAATGTGGGCATCGAGGTGCAGGGGAGGCTGATGCGCTTCTCCAGTGAAGCTCACAACATTCCCAAGAG GTTCCACCCTCCCTCCGTGGTCGGCACCATGGGCAGTGCTGCTGCTACAGCCAAGCTCCTCTCTCTGAATGCAACCCAGTGTGGCCATGCCTTAGCAATCGCAGCCTCTCTGGCAGGGGCACCCATGGCAAATGCTGCAACTTTGGCCAAACCACTGCACATTGGAAATGCCACCCGCCTTGGCCTAGAGGCAGCACTCCTAGCTGCTCGAGGGATGGAAGCCAACCTTTTAATTCTGGACGATACTCCTGGCTGTGCTGGTTTCAATGCTTTCTATGATGACTACCAGCCCAGCCCACTTACACTGTCCACAAACAGCCACGAGTTTCTTCTGGAGAAGCAGGACATCGCATTCAAGAGCTTCCCGGCCCACCTGGGAATGCACTGGGTGGTGGAGGCTGCCCTCTCAGCCAGGAACCTTCTCATCGACCATTCtggctctctctccccttctgccATCCACACCATTATTCTAAGAGTGCCGTTATCTAAGTACATCAACAGGCCCTTCCCTGAATCTGAACACGAGGCCAGGCACTCTTTCCAGTTCAATGCCTGCACTGCCCTCCTGGATGGCAAAATGAGCATTTGCTCCTTCAGCCCTGACAGTCTCTGCCGCCAGGAGCTCTCGCAGTTGCTCTCCAAGGTGATGGTGGAACACCCCAAGGACAACGTGGCCAACTTTGACAAGATGTATGCAGAGGTGACACTGATCCTGCAGAATGGAGACATCCTGACAGGCCGGTGTGACAGTTTCTATGGGCATTGGAGGAAACCCCTGAGCAGAGAATCTCTCCTCAGGAAATTTCAAACCAATGCTTCTCGAGTCCTTCCAAAAGACAACATAGATAACCTAGTGAAAACAGTAGACAACCTGGAGACTCTCCCAGACTGCTCTTTGTTGGCTTCCTGTCTGTAA